In the genome of Blastopirellula retiformator, the window TGATGCGGATCCCGGCTCGGGTCGACGCCTACGTCAGCGTCGACGATCCCGAAGTCAAAGGGATCCACATGTCGCGGCTCTATCTGTCTCTGCAAGATTCGCTCGACGCCGAGTTTGGCCGCGACCAGATCGAGACGATCCTGAAACGCTTTCTGGACACGCACGCCGACATTAGCGCCACCAGCTACGTCAGCTTCCGCTACGAACAGATGATGCAGCGGGAGTCGCTGCTCAGCGATCATTCGGCTTGGCGCAGCTATCCGGTTCAGATCGAAGCCTGGTCAACGGGCGGGAAGACGACCTATCGCGTCCACGTACGACTGACTTACTCCAGCGCGTGTCCCTGCTCGGCCGCCCTGGCGCGCCAGTTGCTGCAGCAGCAATTTGAAGAGCAATTCTACGGGCACCAATGGTTGGCCACCGCGACGGTGCTCAACTGGCTCGGTTCGAACGATACGTTGATGGCCGTACCGCACAGTCAACGCAGCCATGCCGATATTACGATCGAACTGGACGACAGACGTGACGATCTGCCGATCGACGAGCTGATCACCCGCACCGAAGCGGCGCTCAACACCGCCGTGCAAGC includes:
- the folE2 gene encoding GTP cyclohydrolase FolE2; this encodes MSTNLPSPETSPANLVDPAAARPFGVNTRPNTLPDVAADAAPLVQGKLNRVGMSGIEVAIRLRESSGEMMRIPARVDAYVSVDDPEVKGIHMSRLYLSLQDSLDAEFGRDQIETILKRFLDTHADISATSYVSFRYEQMMQRESLLSDHSAWRSYPVQIEAWSTGGKTTYRVHVRLTYSSACPCSAALARQLLQQQFEEQFYGHQWLATATVLNWLGSNDTLMAVPHSQRSHADITIELDDRRDDLPIDELITRTEAALNTAVQAAVKRTDEQEFARLNGENLMFCEDAARRLKNAVDAMDGIVDYRIQASHFESLHPHDAVAIVTKGIAGGLTA